The following nucleotide sequence is from Halobacillus mangrovi.
TTAGGCATTACGAATGTTGACCTCAGTCAGGGCAGCCTTCAAAATACAGGAAGAGCCTTAGATGTAGCATTGCTTGAGAACAATCACTTATTCGGATTACAAGTCCATACGGAAAATGGAATGGATATTCAATATACACGATCGGGCAATTTTTATTTAAACCAAATGGATGACGGTTCAATGATATTGACTAATTCCGATGGTTACCCCGTTATGGGCATAGATGGAAATGAAGTTCGAATAGAGAACGATTTCTCTGACATATCCATTGATAAGAACGGCAGGGTTGTAGTGACTCGAGGTGAAGGACAGTCAGTGGAAGCACAGTTAAATGTGGTTGAAGCTGTAAGACCTAGAACGCTTGAATCTGTTGGTAACAATCGATTTCGCCTACCAGATGGTGTCGCCGCAAATGAAGTAATCACAGACGTTGTTCCGCAAGATATTCAACTGCAGAGTGAGACGTTAGAAGCATCAAATGTGAACATCTCAAACCAAATGACCGATATGCTGATGGCGCAGCGGGCCTACCAATTCAATGCGAAGTCGATTTCGACAAGTGATCAGATGATGGGGCTTGTCAATCAACTGAGATCATAAATGTAAGGAGCTTGACGATCATGGCAACAGATCCTAATTCTAAAAGAAAGAATCTGACAAGAGAACAAAAGCGAAAAGCTTTGGACGAAGCAACGAAGCCGAAGGAAGCCAAGTCTAATACAACAAAGATCAAGCAGCCTAAAGAGGAAAAAGAAAAGGTTTCAAAAGAGGAACGTCCTAAGAAAGCCCGTAGACGGATTCTCCCTATTTGGCTACGCATCATTATTGTCCTTCTTCTTAGTGCACTTGCTTTAGTGTTAGGATTAATGGTTGGTTATGGTGTGCTTGGTGACGGCAAGCCTACAGATGCACTGAATTGGGAGACCTGGCAGCACATATGGGATATTGTCACCAAAACAGAATAAGCTCGTCCATTCATTATATGAAATGTACGGAAACGATATGAAAAGCATTGGTCATAGAAACCAATGCTTTTTTTGGTACATATTTTTCAAAATTCATTGTGTCAATAAGATATTAGAAAGCATCCTTCTTCTACCTTCCATTAACGCCTCCTTCCTGAAGGCTCATGTTCGAGACTTTCTGGGTCCGTTGCGTGATAAGTATTAGGGTTGGCTGGAAAACAACTCGCTTTCCTGCGGGGGAACTGGCAAGCCTCCTCGTTCGCTGCGCTCTCTGTGGGGTCTCGCCTAGATCCTTCTCCCGCGGGAGTCTCGCTGTTTTCCACCCACCCCATCTATTCTGTAGTGAACGGACCAACAATAGGAATGATAGGGCTCTATCAACTTAGAGCCCATAAAGTTTATTGAATAGGAATAAGACACGCGTGTACAGTTAAGTACATTACTGGACTGATATACCGGAACTTGACGATATTTCCCGATTTCGCTGATCCAGACTAAATGCTGGTATATAGAAGAATTCTGACCAATTGAGCTCTAGCAATCTTATGTATGATCTTCTTGATGGCGGAGATGCTTTTCCAACTTAACTTCTTCATTTTGTGTTTCCGTTATTCCAAACAATCGGAAGGAGGTCCGGGAAATGGCGAGACTCCTGTGGGATGAGCATGACAGGTGAGACCCCGGAGAGCGATAGCTCGAGAAGGCTCAGCGCATGCCCCGCGGAAAGCGAGTCATTTCCCGGACCTCCTATTTCTATCCCTGGTAACGGAAAGGTTCAAATACCTATTACCTTGTATTCGAGTCTTCCAATATTTTGCTATATATAGGAACAACTAAGAACACGTCGATAAGCTGTTAATAAAAGAAATCTTCCTAACTTATCCATATGTTTTCAAGTTATGGAATAGGGAATCTATTCGTAACAGAAATAATTACACAACGGGGGAGGGAGAGGAAATGAAGACGGACGTTTTTATTGCTGGGGGCGGTGTAGGTGGTTTAACTTTAGCGGCTAAACTTGCCAGTCGCGGTGTCCATGTGACTATAGCGGAGCAGCTAAAAAAAGAATCCCCCGTTTACAAAGGCGAGCTCTTACAACCTAAAACACTAGCGATTCTTGAGCGTCTCGGTGTGATTAATGAGATCGAAGGCTGTGGTCATCCCATTGATCAGTTACGATTTCAAGAAATAAACCGAATCCCTGAAAGTCCTCCAGAAGAAGTTAATCTGACTGAATTGAATTATAGTCGAGTAGCCAGCCGTTACGATCATGCCTTGATGGTGCCTCATGAAACAACAAAGTCGATCTTAAGAAAAAAAGGGGCATCCTACGACCAGTATTTTCATTATTTCCCAGGCGCCAGATTTTTAGGGTTTGAAAATGGCATGGCGAAAATCAAACAAAAAAAAGAGATTACTTATATCGAAGCAAAGGTCTATATTGGAGCCGAAGGCCGCAGTTCTCCTACTAGAGACGCAATGAATGTACAAGTAGAAAGAAAGGATTATAATCACCATTTTTTAACCGTCACCATACCAAGACCTGAAGACTTTACTAAGGGAAAAATCATTACGACCTCGAGTTGTTTTCTCGGCCTTTTCCCTCTCCCAGATAATGAAGTGCGGACGGTATTTCTAATTAAAGCTGGTGAGTACAAAAACATTAAGGAAAAAGGACTGGAATACTTATACCGTGCTTATAGTGAGTTGGAACCAGAGCTGACAGAAGGTGTTCGCAGCCTAAAGGAATGGAAAAAAGTTCAGTTAATGATTCCTTTTACTTATCACGTTGATCATTATTATTCAGGTAATCTAGCAATTATAGGTGATGCGGCTCATACGGTACATCCTATGGCAGGAGAAGGCATGAATTTAGCTGTTCAGGATGCTGACGTGTTGGGAGAGTTGCTTGCATGGTGCAAAGAAGAAGGAAAGCCTTATCATGAGTATCTTCACTATTATGAAGACGTTCGCAAGCCGCGTGTAGAATTTTTGCTTCAGCTTAGTCATTTATCTGCACTCGTTTATTCTTTTAGAAATGAATGGTGGAGGAAGCTTCGGATGAATGCTGTGCAGCGCATATTGGACGATGATCAGCTACATGTGAAACAGATGTTAAATATTTCTGGTTTAGGTCGCTGGGACTTCACTCTGATCGATAGAGCTGTTCAAGGGGGAGTGCTTCCCGCCAGAAAAAAACAAATCTCTGCTGAAACCCAGAGAAATTTCTTATTCTCTGAAGCAGAAGACTATCCCTGGAAAGAACGATATAGAAAGGATGGGTCACATGAATGAATGGGTAACGGCGATGCAGGCGAGGAAGTGGATGAAGAAAAATGAGTCTTTTTTACCTAGCTGGCATGCTTATGTAGGCTCAGAACTTGGTTTATTCAGTGAATTCGAGAGTGCCAGAACTGTAGAAGCTGTCAGTGAGAAGACAGGTTATCCTTATGATCTGCTCGCTTCCTGGGTAAAAGTAGGGGTGGCTGTGAAACATTTGAAAAAAAGACCGAACAGCAGATACCGGACTTCTAAAAGGCGCTGTGCCTCTCTAATGGGTAAGGATGACTCTCCAGGAGTAAAAGCCCTCTTAAAAGAAATGATGGAGCTTCATCTGCCGACGATGCTAAAGTACCCTGAAATTATGAGATCACAGGAAAGGGCGTTATTCGATCACGAATTACACGGTGGAGTAGTGGCAGAAACATCTGCATTACTTGAACATTTTGCCATTAAGAAAATTAAAAAGATGATCCGAGACCGCAATGTAGAAACAATAATCGATTTGGGGTGCGGTCATGGAGGATATTTAAGAAAGCTTGCGTTAGAATTCCCTGAAATCCAGATGATTGGTGTGGATTTGAACAATAAAGTAATTGAAAGAGCGAGAGAGCTGTCTGAGGGCTTTTCAAACATTGAGTATGTAGTTGGTGACATTAGTGAATGGAAGCCTAAGGACGACCACAAAGCGGATGTTGTACTGCTTCACAACATATTCCACTATATCCATCCTGAGGCCCGACATCAACTTTTGGATCACATCCATCAATATGTGAGCAAAAGGGGGCTGGTTTCTGTCATTACTCCTATCAATGAAACAGAACATGGGGAAGCTTTCTCATCAGCTTTTAATAGCTTCTTTGTAGCCCATTCAAACCTTTTTGCTTTGCCAAATAAAAAAGAGCTTCAGGAAATCTCTGAGCACTGCCAATTCGATATGTTTGATTTAGACCCTATTGTCAAGGAAGGATCCTGGTACACATTCTGGCTGAGCCCAAGTGCTCCAGTCAAAGAAATGAGACATACAAAAATGGCTGGAAGTTCTGAACAGACGATTGCTTCTCAGCAAAAGGAATACATCAGATCCTCTTAAGAAATAACAAAAGTCAGCTTTGGTCTAAAAAGATCAGGCTGACTTTTGTTATGAGATCCCACAGAGCTAGTGTCCACGGCCATTTACAAGTTTAACGATAAGGACGATCAAAGCAATGACGAGCAGTAAATGTATCAAGTTTCCGGCGATTCCTCCGATTATACCAAGCAGCCACAATACCAGCAGGACAATCAAAATAGTCCAGATCATCGTTTAACCTCCTAATGTAAAAGCATGATCTTCATTTAAAATAAATTTTGTCGAACGACTAATCGACCTTTATAATAGGGATAGTATGTGCGAAAGGAGCCAGATTATGTTAGATATTGAAGAGATTAAAAAAGTCATTCCGCACCGCTATCCGTTTCTTCTGATTGATCAAGTGGAAGAAGTAGTAGAAGGAGAACGAGCTGTCGGATATAAAAATGTAACGGTGAATGAGCCATTTTTCCAGGGACATTTTCCAGACTACCCGGTTATGCCAGGAGTATTAATTACAGAAGCTCTTGCTCAAATTGGAGCGGTAGCAATGCTTAAGAAAGAGGAAAACCAGGGTAAACTAGCCTTCTTTACGGGGATCGACAAATGCCGCTTCAAGCGTCAAGTCAAACCTGGTGACAGGTTGAAGCTGGAAGTAGAAATCGTCCGCCTTAAAGGACCGATGGGTAAAGGAAAAGCAAAAGCCACTGTTGATGGGGAAGTTGCATGCGAAGCGGAAATTATGTTCGCATTGAAATAATTAAATGAAGTTTAAGTCCGGATCTCACATCCGGACTTTTTTTATGGAATTGGTTGGAAAGGTATATTATGGTACAATTCTAGGAGGCTAGTACGAATCTATCAATCTACTAAGGGAGAGTTGTGTCATTATTACTATAGGAAAGGTGCTTAAAACAGTAGCTGCGGTGACGTTGCTTAGCTCTATTGCAGCTTTTTCAAGCACTGAAGTACACGCGGAAGCATCTATTAAAGAAAAATGTGACTATGATGGAAAGATTGGAGAAAACCCCGATTATAAGACAGCCATTTGTCTTTTGACAGAAGCGGCTATTGAGGATGATGTGCCTCCTGAAATCGTAATCGAGATTGCAAAGAAAGAAAGCAAATTGGAACAGTTTGATGAAGATGGAGAACCTGTGATCTCGCCGGATGGAGGGATCGGCATCATGCAATTGACCAATCAACCAGCTTTCGATCAAGAAAAATTGAAGAACGATATTCTCTACAACATTGAAGCTGGAATAAATACTTTGAATGACAAATTTGAACGCACTGATTTACCAGCGATAAATAATAAAGATCGTCATGTTATTGAACATTGGTATTTCGCTGTAATGGCGTACAACGGAACGAAGCCTATAAATAGCCCGGTAAAGCAAGCAACCGGTGAAACGAATGAAGGAGCTTACCAAGAGGAGATCTTTTCTAGCATTAGAGCTGGAGTAGGCTATGATGAATTAGCTCGAATGGATTTTAAGGCGGAAGACTTCGAATATGATACTGAGAGTGACAAAAGCATTGAATTCATGAAAGATCAATACCATTTTTTGATCCCCTTCACTAAATCTAAACACTTCTACAATCAAGACCAAACGATTGGCTCTATCGTAGATCTAAGAGTTAGAAAAGCACCATCGACAAAGGCAGAGATAGTTGGAACTCTAAATGAAGGTGATCTTGCAACTGTAACCGGGCCTTATCAGTACGATCAATCCCCTAATCTAAACTCATTC
It contains:
- a CDS encoding flagellar hook-basal body protein, translated to MINRSMSQAAVTMGQLQSKMDVIGHNLSNVNTHGYKSKTSSFSSLLYQQMDNLSHYEGEANRLTHDGVRLGTGAKLGITNVDLSQGSLQNTGRALDVALLENNHLFGLQVHTENGMDIQYTRSGNFYLNQMDDGSMILTNSDGYPVMGIDGNEVRIENDFSDISIDKNGRVVVTRGEGQSVEAQLNVVEAVRPRTLESVGNNRFRLPDGVAANEVITDVVPQDIQLQSETLEASNVNISNQMTDMLMAQRAYQFNAKSISTSDQMMGLVNQLRS
- a CDS encoding DNA-directed RNA polymerase subunit beta; translated protein: MATDPNSKRKNLTREQKRKALDEATKPKEAKSNTTKIKQPKEEKEKVSKEERPKKARRRILPIWLRIIIVLLLSALALVLGLMVGYGVLGDGKPTDALNWETWQHIWDIVTKTE
- a CDS encoding FAD-dependent oxidoreductase, with amino-acid sequence MKTDVFIAGGGVGGLTLAAKLASRGVHVTIAEQLKKESPVYKGELLQPKTLAILERLGVINEIEGCGHPIDQLRFQEINRIPESPPEEVNLTELNYSRVASRYDHALMVPHETTKSILRKKGASYDQYFHYFPGARFLGFENGMAKIKQKKEITYIEAKVYIGAEGRSSPTRDAMNVQVERKDYNHHFLTVTIPRPEDFTKGKIITTSSCFLGLFPLPDNEVRTVFLIKAGEYKNIKEKGLEYLYRAYSELEPELTEGVRSLKEWKKVQLMIPFTYHVDHYYSGNLAIIGDAAHTVHPMAGEGMNLAVQDADVLGELLAWCKEEGKPYHEYLHYYEDVRKPRVEFLLQLSHLSALVYSFRNEWWRKLRMNAVQRILDDDQLHVKQMLNISGLGRWDFTLIDRAVQGGVLPARKKQISAETQRNFLFSEAEDYPWKERYRKDGSHE
- a CDS encoding class I SAM-dependent methyltransferase; translation: MNEWVTAMQARKWMKKNESFLPSWHAYVGSELGLFSEFESARTVEAVSEKTGYPYDLLASWVKVGVAVKHLKKRPNSRYRTSKRRCASLMGKDDSPGVKALLKEMMELHLPTMLKYPEIMRSQERALFDHELHGGVVAETSALLEHFAIKKIKKMIRDRNVETIIDLGCGHGGYLRKLALEFPEIQMIGVDLNNKVIERARELSEGFSNIEYVVGDISEWKPKDDHKADVVLLHNIFHYIHPEARHQLLDHIHQYVSKRGLVSVITPINETEHGEAFSSAFNSFFVAHSNLFALPNKKELQEISEHCQFDMFDLDPIVKEGSWYTFWLSPSAPVKEMRHTKMAGSSEQTIASQQKEYIRSS
- a CDS encoding lmo0937 family membrane protein, with product MIWTILIVLLVLWLLGIIGGIAGNLIHLLLVIALIVLIVKLVNGRGH
- the fabZ gene encoding 3-hydroxyacyl-ACP dehydratase FabZ, which gives rise to MLDIEEIKKVIPHRYPFLLIDQVEEVVEGERAVGYKNVTVNEPFFQGHFPDYPVMPGVLITEALAQIGAVAMLKKEENQGKLAFFTGIDKCRFKRQVKPGDRLKLEVEIVRLKGPMGKGKAKATVDGEVACEAEIMFALK
- a CDS encoding S-layer homology domain-containing protein, which encodes MLKTVAAVTLLSSIAAFSSTEVHAEASIKEKCDYDGKIGENPDYKTAICLLTEAAIEDDVPPEIVIEIAKKESKLEQFDEDGEPVISPDGGIGIMQLTNQPAFDQEKLKNDILYNIEAGINTLNDKFERTDLPAINNKDRHVIEHWYFAVMAYNGTKPINSPVKQATGETNEGAYQEEIFSSIRAGVGYDELARMDFKAEDFEYDTESDKSIEFMKDQYHFLIPFTKSKHFYNQDQTIGSIVDLRVRKAPSTKAEIVGTLNEGDLATVTGPYQYDQSPNLNSFVFYPVKLENGTEGYVASPYLRNKFKDVPKDNYSVESIEYLYDMNILKGYSEDEFGYKDPLKRKNTALFLVRAENIDLTNRPDPGFVDVPKSSDFYDEVAALADEGIFEGDNKNRFNLDSYLKRREMAVLLQRVYQFPSASIEEPFTDVKDNDWYKEAVERLYASGITNGVSETEFGPDQRITREQFATFLARSINKNFR